A single window of Chitinophaga sp. XS-30 DNA harbors:
- a CDS encoding SusC/RagA family TonB-linked outer membrane protein, translating into MKLTTIFLIGAFMQLSAATKAQMINYSGQSVKLEQVFDAIKKQTGYVFFYDDADISSARPVNVRLKSVNLREALSALLRDQPFTYEIQGNTVVVTARPKVLFPLVPQDKGPVKGVVMNNIGSPLADARVSVKGKNRIVFTDTHGRFIIDAADDDVLVFSYVGYSGLEMHVGKAAGMSVGESRTITGSQLTKTASGELTIMLQLNVTSLGETVVTGYQTLKKSSVAGAVSSIKADELYLNGINTIEQALQGKLAGVVITNNSGLTGTRQKTRVRGTSTLLGTQEPVWVVDGVIQEDPLPFKASTLNALGEITTDNFDYIRDFVGTSIGWLNPNDIEDITVLKDASATAIYGVRAANGVIVINTKKGKVGPATVSYSMNTSITEKVTYDRLEMMNSKERVAVSKEIYERGLISNNMNNNAGYAGALSDYLNRRITADEFERRVARLETVNSDWFDLLFRMPFSINHNLSISGGNANTRYYASIGYNSTKGTAIGNDSKGYTGNVSITSRLTNKLNVSVRLSGSQKKVSGFYLVNPYSYAARINRALEAYDESGNLSYYTNAAGFKYNFINERDNNGLHNNTLSANTSIDVNYDILPGLRFQTMFGYNTSVMEGSSYATERSAHIAGKRNYDYGTAKPTDVLYINSRLPVGGELNSDRNTVSSWNWRNSLSYSKVFAGKHALTVMGGQEASSSRTTGASGTLYGYMHTRGKSFATVPLTYTAQKTANTLYTEMQASQRNADRLTNNMGLYATVNYAYDNRYVLNASVRSDASNRFGQYTGEKFNPVWAGGLRWNAAREKWFDRSNWLADLSLRASFGYQRNIVANVSPDLIVRIPTGAQSNIVDQFTGEDMLTLSKLPYADLRWERNTSVNLGIDLSLFHGRVQTTVDYYMKKGRDLISNLNVPVEYGVETMPVNGGDMLNRGIEITASFTPVRTKDFTWNVGVNTSKNFNEIQRTGTQMINWRTATSGTYYKSGYPVSGFWAFDFTGIDPENGYPMFNTTVKEAGDSLNDPTSYMQYMGKLDPDFTAGLSMTFRYKRFSLITGLNLQVGGKRFLLPVYNTTTGKLPTEYENLPAELVNRWTPSNKTASLPGLPDYTLQSVQLPNNRTYTQYYEMYNNSSARVVDASSLQCNNLSVNYSMPEHLATRLKCRNISVGGGVSQLFSIVSRDYKGRDPEVATGQQPRTRTYTLSLSASF; encoded by the coding sequence ATGAAGCTAACAACGATCTTTTTAATCGGGGCATTCATGCAGCTTAGCGCTGCTACGAAGGCCCAGATGATCAACTACAGCGGGCAATCCGTCAAGCTCGAACAGGTTTTCGATGCCATTAAAAAACAAACCGGTTATGTATTTTTTTATGACGATGCGGATATCAGTTCCGCCCGTCCCGTAAACGTACGGCTGAAAAGTGTGAACCTGCGCGAAGCGCTGTCCGCCTTGCTCCGGGACCAGCCCTTTACTTACGAGATACAGGGGAATACAGTCGTCGTAACCGCCCGGCCCAAGGTACTGTTCCCGCTCGTGCCACAGGATAAAGGTCCTGTCAAAGGCGTGGTCATGAACAATATTGGTTCACCGCTTGCTGATGCCAGGGTGTCAGTGAAAGGCAAAAACCGTATCGTATTTACGGACACGCACGGCCGCTTTATTATTGATGCGGCGGACGATGATGTGCTTGTTTTCAGTTATGTAGGATACTCCGGACTGGAAATGCACGTTGGTAAAGCAGCAGGCATGAGCGTCGGCGAATCCCGGACCATTACCGGCAGCCAGCTTACCAAAACCGCATCAGGCGAATTGACCATCATGCTGCAATTAAATGTAACCTCCCTGGGAGAGACCGTGGTAACAGGTTACCAGACGTTGAAAAAATCCAGCGTTGCCGGTGCGGTCAGTTCTATTAAAGCAGACGAATTGTATCTGAACGGTATCAACACGATTGAACAGGCGTTGCAGGGAAAACTCGCCGGCGTTGTGATCACCAATAACTCCGGTCTCACCGGCACCCGCCAGAAAACCAGGGTGCGCGGCACGTCCACATTACTCGGCACACAGGAGCCGGTGTGGGTGGTGGACGGTGTGATCCAGGAAGATCCGCTGCCATTCAAAGCTTCCACTTTAAATGCGTTGGGAGAAATTACGACCGATAACTTCGACTATATCCGCGATTTCGTAGGCACTTCCATCGGCTGGCTGAACCCCAACGATATCGAAGACATTACCGTTTTAAAGGATGCTTCCGCTACAGCAATTTACGGTGTAAGGGCCGCCAACGGGGTGATCGTTATCAACACCAAAAAAGGAAAGGTTGGCCCGGCAACGGTCAGCTATAGTATGAACACCAGCATTACTGAAAAAGTTACTTACGACCGTTTGGAAATGATGAACTCCAAAGAACGGGTAGCCGTATCCAAAGAGATTTACGAACGCGGTTTGATCTCCAATAACATGAATAACAATGCCGGATATGCCGGCGCTTTGTCCGACTACCTGAACAGGCGCATTACCGCCGATGAATTCGAGCGCAGGGTAGCCCGGCTGGAAACGGTGAACAGCGATTGGTTCGATCTGTTGTTCCGCATGCCTTTCAGTATTAATCATAATCTGAGTATCTCCGGTGGCAATGCCAACACCCGCTACTATGCTTCTATCGGCTACAATTCCACCAAAGGAACGGCAATCGGAAATGACAGTAAAGGATATACCGGCAATGTGAGCATTACTTCGCGGCTCACGAACAAATTGAATGTATCTGTGCGGCTGTCCGGTTCCCAGAAAAAAGTGAGCGGTTTTTACCTGGTGAACCCGTATAGCTATGCTGCCAGGATCAACCGCGCGCTTGAAGCGTATGATGAATCCGGCAATCTGTCGTACTACACCAACGCCGCGGGTTTTAAATACAATTTTATCAACGAGAGAGACAATAACGGTCTTCATAACAACACCCTGTCGGCCAATACCAGCATAGATGTGAACTACGACATATTACCGGGCCTGCGTTTTCAGACGATGTTCGGATATAATACCAGCGTGATGGAAGGTTCGTCCTATGCCACGGAGCGAAGTGCCCATATAGCCGGTAAACGCAACTATGATTATGGCACCGCGAAGCCTACAGATGTGCTTTATATCAACAGCCGCCTGCCGGTTGGAGGAGAGCTGAATTCGGATCGCAATACGGTAAGCTCCTGGAACTGGCGGAACAGCCTTTCCTATTCAAAAGTATTTGCAGGCAAACATGCGCTGACCGTCATGGGAGGGCAGGAAGCGAGCAGTAGCCGTACCACGGGCGCTTCCGGTACCCTGTACGGATACATGCATACCCGGGGCAAATCGTTTGCTACGGTGCCGCTGACCTATACTGCACAAAAAACGGCCAATACTTTATATACCGAGATGCAGGCGTCGCAGCGAAATGCCGATCGCCTGACCAACAACATGGGGCTGTATGCCACCGTGAACTATGCTTATGACAACCGCTATGTACTGAATGCCAGCGTACGTTCCGATGCATCCAACCGTTTCGGGCAATATACCGGCGAAAAATTCAACCCGGTCTGGGCCGGCGGCCTGCGCTGGAATGCAGCCCGGGAGAAATGGTTCGACAGGAGCAACTGGCTGGCAGATCTGAGCCTGCGCGCCAGCTTTGGCTACCAGCGTAACATCGTGGCCAATGTAAGCCCCGATCTGATCGTGCGCATTCCTACCGGCGCGCAGAGCAATATCGTGGACCAGTTCACGGGAGAAGATATGCTCACCCTGAGCAAACTGCCGTATGCAGACCTGCGCTGGGAAAGGAACACCTCCGTGAACCTGGGGATTGACCTGAGCCTGTTTCACGGCAGAGTGCAAACTACGGTGGACTACTACATGAAAAAAGGCCGGGATCTGATCAGCAACCTGAACGTGCCGGTGGAATATGGCGTGGAAACCATGCCCGTAAACGGGGGCGACATGCTGAACCGCGGCATCGAGATCACCGCCAGCTTTACCCCCGTCCGTACCAAAGACTTCACCTGGAACGTTGGCGTGAATACTTCGAAGAACTTCAACGAAATACAAAGGACCGGTACCCAGATGATCAACTGGAGGACCGCTACCAGCGGTACTTACTATAAATCCGGATACCCGGTATCCGGTTTCTGGGCCTTCGATTTTACCGGCATTGATCCCGAGAATGGTTATCCCATGTTCAATACCACGGTGAAAGAAGCCGGCGATTCGCTGAACGATCCGACTTCCTATATGCAATACATGGGAAAACTGGACCCCGACTTTACTGCGGGATTAAGCATGACCTTCCGCTATAAACGCTTTAGCCTTATAACCGGCCTGAACCTCCAGGTAGGCGGCAAACGCTTCCTGCTGCCGGTTTACAATACCACCACCGGCAAATTGCCAACAGAGTACGAAAACCTGCCGGCGGAACTGGTAAACAGGTGGACACCTTCCAACAAGACCGCCAGCTTGCCCGGCCTGCCGGACTACACGCTGCAAAGCGTTCAGCTGCCGAACAACCGTACTTACACGCAGTATTACGAAATGTACAATAACAGCAGCGCCCGTGTAGTGGATGCATCTTCACTGCAATGCAACAATCTGTCCGTGAACTATAGCATGCCCGAACACCTGGCCACGAGGCTGAAATGCCGCAACATCAGCGTTGGCGGCGGCGTGTCCCAGCTCTTCTCTATCGTGAGCAGGGATTATAAGGGCAGGGACCCGGAAGTGGCTACCGGTCAGCAGCCGCGTACGAGAACATACACCCTGTCTTTGTCAGCCAGTTTTTAA
- a CDS encoding FecR family protein, with the protein MIVQTAMEQQRLAYLLDRHADNLITDEEAAELMAYLHAHSGDAMAGEAGEAFLAANENLPADPAPYRDIAHNILSLDRRAASRPRGLLAVLGRYKVAAAAILLVLAASAFLLLRKPAAGPQLAHVTPAIDVQPGREGAILTRADGSTVLLDSLPSGEIDGDNGANLKLGKGRISYTGATATGNEIFYNTIATPNGRTYHLLLQDGSKIWLNAGSSVTYPVVFTGKERKVRIRGEAYFEVAKAAGKPFFVDVDGRAEVEVLGTHFNVNAYNEDGMIRTALLEGAVRVRSGSNRPGTVLEPGQQVTVSNQGGMTVTEADFDEVNAWRNGLFHFRKASLQEVMREVARWYDVEVRFEGKMPERTFSGDIERTLSLQQVLALLRVTRINYTIDNQKQITIRY; encoded by the coding sequence ATGATAGTACAAACAGCTATGGAACAGCAACGACTTGCCTATTTATTGGACCGCCATGCGGATAATTTGATCACTGACGAAGAGGCCGCCGAGTTGATGGCGTATCTCCATGCGCATTCCGGAGATGCAATGGCCGGGGAAGCGGGAGAAGCGTTTCTGGCGGCCAACGAAAACCTGCCGGCTGATCCTGCGCCTTACCGGGATATCGCTCATAACATCCTGTCGCTGGACCGTCGTGCAGCCTCACGGCCGCGTGGTCTGCTTGCGGTGCTAGGCCGCTATAAAGTGGCTGCCGCGGCAATATTGCTGGTGCTTGCGGCCAGCGCCTTCCTGTTGCTGCGGAAACCGGCGGCCGGTCCCCAACTGGCGCATGTTACGCCTGCCATAGACGTACAGCCTGGCAGGGAGGGGGCTATCCTGACCCGTGCGGACGGCAGCACGGTGTTGCTCGACAGCCTGCCATCCGGCGAAATTGACGGGGATAACGGGGCTAATCTGAAACTGGGCAAGGGACGGATTTCCTACACCGGCGCCACAGCAACCGGAAATGAGATCTTTTATAATACGATCGCCACGCCCAATGGAAGGACCTACCATTTGTTATTGCAGGATGGCAGCAAAATATGGCTGAACGCCGGCAGCTCAGTTACCTATCCCGTGGTATTTACCGGTAAGGAAAGAAAAGTAAGGATACGGGGCGAAGCATATTTCGAAGTGGCGAAAGCTGCCGGAAAGCCATTTTTCGTAGATGTCGACGGCCGGGCTGAAGTAGAAGTGCTGGGCACGCATTTTAATGTGAATGCTTACAACGAAGACGGCATGATCAGAACGGCGTTGCTCGAAGGTGCGGTACGGGTGCGCTCCGGCAGCAACAGGCCGGGTACAGTACTGGAACCGGGACAACAGGTGACGGTCAGCAATCAGGGGGGCATGACCGTAACGGAAGCTGATTTCGATGAAGTGAATGCCTGGCGGAACGGTCTGTTCCATTTCCGGAAAGCCAGCTTGCAGGAGGTGATGCGGGAAGTGGCGCGCTGGTACGATGTGGAAGTGCGCTTTGAGGGCAAGATGCCGGAACGCACTTTCTCCGGCGACATAGAACGCACGCTCAGCCTGCAACAGGTATTGGCTTTATTACGCGTTACGCGGATCAATTATACTATCGACAACCAAAAACAAATCACCATCAGGTATTAA
- a CDS encoding RNA polymerase sigma factor translates to MAFKGTYEPWEERGLFDRMAEGEEDAFNTIYQHFMHLLSGAILRLVKSEADAAEVLQEAFMRIWLNRDSIPGIENPGGWVRRIIINECYRLIKKNHLRSRLHDGWQSAGPAEATSGLHAEQRLVLGETARIIQEALGDLSPRQYAIYRLSREQGRRIAEIAQILGLSPDYVKKTLAIALQKIRKKLRDAGKLLPAILLF, encoded by the coding sequence ATGGCCTTTAAGGGAACATACGAGCCATGGGAAGAAAGGGGGCTTTTTGACCGGATGGCAGAGGGGGAAGAAGATGCTTTCAATACGATTTACCAGCACTTTATGCACCTGTTGAGCGGGGCGATCCTTCGGCTCGTTAAATCGGAAGCTGATGCGGCAGAGGTGCTGCAGGAGGCTTTTATGCGTATCTGGCTCAACCGTGACAGCATACCGGGCATAGAAAACCCGGGCGGCTGGGTAAGGCGCATTATCATTAATGAATGCTATCGTTTAATAAAAAAGAATCATCTCCGCAGCCGGTTGCATGACGGCTGGCAATCCGCTGGTCCCGCTGAAGCCACCTCCGGCCTGCATGCGGAACAACGCCTCGTGCTGGGAGAAACCGCGCGTATCATACAGGAAGCCCTGGGGGACCTGTCGCCCCGGCAGTATGCCATTTATCGCCTCAGCCGTGAGCAGGGCCGGCGCATAGCCGAAATAGCGCAAATACTGGGACTTTCTCCCGATTATGTAAAGAAAACACTGGCCATCGCCCTGCAAAAGATCCGTAAGAAACTCCGGGATGCAGGCAAACTCCTGCCGGCCATTTTATTATTTTAA
- a CDS encoding DUF2200 domain-containing protein, giving the protein MKTTPAHDQRIAKMIFASVYPLYIEKVEKKGRTKEELHQVIQWLTGFDNKQLQQLIAERVTFETFFQRATLNPNAHLITGLICGYRVEEIENPLTQQARYLDKLVDELAKGRKMEKILRG; this is encoded by the coding sequence ATGAAAACGACCCCGGCGCACGATCAGCGCATCGCAAAAATGATCTTCGCATCAGTCTATCCGTTGTATATCGAAAAGGTGGAGAAGAAAGGCAGAACAAAAGAAGAACTGCACCAGGTCATACAATGGTTAACCGGTTTCGATAACAAACAGCTGCAACAACTGATAGCAGAAAGAGTAACGTTTGAAACATTCTTCCAGCGTGCAACACTAAACCCCAATGCACACCTCATCACAGGATTAATTTGCGGCTACCGGGTAGAGGAGATCGAAAACCCGTTAACCCAACAAGCCAGGTATCTGGACAAATTAGTGGATGAACTGGCGAAGGGCAGGAAGATGGAAAAGATCCTTCGGGGCTGA
- a CDS encoding RNA polymerase sigma factor, translating to MYPTDTFSSFTDAELVSLMQSGHEKAFAAIYDRYWERLYADAGKRLGNIMATQDIVQDIMESIWIKRQTLTTQNGSLAPYLFTILKYRIIDTLAHTRKQEVCYHAFGQLLALQEQRILEGLISKELQAHIDHEISAMADNMQKVIRLSREEGNSVAEIARLLSLSEQTVRNLLSQAVKRLRICVEQFYSDQPSQAPPAFMAAAIVFLGL from the coding sequence ATGTATCCAACTGATACTTTTTCATCTTTTACTGATGCGGAGCTGGTCAGCCTGATGCAATCAGGCCATGAAAAAGCATTTGCAGCAATATATGACCGCTATTGGGAGCGGCTCTACGCAGATGCCGGAAAGCGGCTGGGGAATATCATGGCAACACAGGATATTGTGCAGGATATCATGGAAAGTATCTGGATAAAGCGGCAAACCCTGACTACCCAAAACGGGTCACTGGCCCCCTACCTGTTTACCATATTGAAATATCGCATCATAGATACGCTGGCGCATACTCGCAAACAGGAAGTCTGTTACCACGCTTTCGGCCAGTTGCTGGCTTTGCAGGAACAGCGCATACTGGAAGGGCTTATCTCCAAAGAATTACAGGCGCATATCGATCATGAGATATCGGCAATGGCCGATAACATGCAGAAAGTGATACGGCTCAGCCGCGAAGAAGGGAACTCAGTGGCCGAAATAGCACGCTTGTTATCCTTATCCGAGCAAACCGTCCGCAACCTGCTATCGCAGGCCGTTAAAAGGCTGAGGATCTGCGTGGAACAGTTTTACAGCGACCAGCCCTCACAAGCCCCGCCCGCTTTCATGGCCGCCGCGATCGTCTTCCTCGGCCTGTAA
- a CDS encoding FecR family protein, with protein MNFFQQIFRRYQQHNSGQQEKELVDRWYDATGNTPRPDWMSAEHTRQLKESTWQRITANLGLETTTTRARGMRRIPPIVKYAAAAAITGLGIWGIMQYFSQTSRQHTQHSVFTTYTAKPGTQKHITLPDGTEIWLNNGSSLRVKSPSTPDTSREVWLTEGEAYFQVAKDRNRPFIVHVDALTTRVLGTAFNIQAYRELSKLQVSVTAGQVQVGYHQNVLDTLTRNMQLDYHPASGEFSVVHKEMPGKSSWRDGRFVLDRADFSELALRLRLRYGLLLISENERIRHTAFSAGFQPDASLQSVLETLCTLYNTRYTIKKDTLIIH; from the coding sequence ATGAATTTCTTTCAGCAAATATTCAGGCGTTATCAGCAGCATAATTCGGGCCAGCAGGAAAAGGAGCTGGTAGACCGCTGGTATGATGCTACCGGTAATACTCCGCGCCCTGACTGGATGAGCGCGGAACATACCCGGCAGCTAAAGGAAAGTACCTGGCAGCGGATAACGGCCAACCTCGGACTGGAAACTACCACCACCCGGGCCAGGGGAATGCGCCGGATACCTCCCATAGTCAAATACGCGGCAGCGGCGGCGATCACCGGTCTGGGAATATGGGGGATAATGCAATACTTCTCCCAAACATCCCGTCAGCACACGCAACACTCCGTATTCACAACATATACGGCCAAGCCTGGCACGCAAAAGCATATAACATTGCCGGACGGAACAGAGATATGGCTGAATAACGGCTCTTCCCTGCGGGTAAAAAGCCCCTCCACCCCCGATACCTCCCGTGAAGTATGGCTCACGGAAGGCGAAGCCTATTTCCAGGTAGCAAAGGACCGGAACAGACCGTTTATCGTACATGTGGATGCTTTGACAACCCGGGTGCTGGGCACTGCATTCAACATCCAGGCATACCGGGAACTTTCAAAGTTACAGGTAAGCGTAACAGCAGGACAGGTACAGGTTGGATATCATCAGAACGTGCTGGACACGCTTACGCGAAACATGCAACTGGACTACCATCCGGCTTCCGGGGAATTTTCCGTTGTACATAAAGAAATGCCGGGAAAAAGCAGCTGGCGGGATGGGCGTTTTGTGCTGGACAGGGCAGATTTCAGCGAACTTGCCCTGCGGCTCAGGTTGAGATACGGTCTTTTGCTGATCAGCGAAAATGAACGCATCAGGCACACGGCCTTTTCTGCCGGCTTCCAGCCGGATGCCTCACTACAAAGTGTGCTGGAAACTTTATGCACACTATACAATACCCGCTATACCATCAAAAAAGATACGCTTATTATTCACTAA
- a CDS encoding TonB-dependent receptor codes for MKKTVQRCTGKRCAGSKSLLLAMGLLLSCIGSYAQGGSNKKISADFPAGSLIQRLKTLQQKTGVTIAFDEKEIGSTRLPAAKFSNAGLKEVMQQTLANTPFSWKLAGASVVVTAQPVAASASAVPVDPGIIAGKIIDGKGTILPFATIRIIQTGKAVLSTADGLYKFSLPPGTYTIEASYTGYQSKRITGIAVQSGKATTLDIVLPQSTKTLGTVVISSTYNRASVEGHYTRQKNAATVTDGISAEQIARTPDNDMGQALRRVSGLTTVDNKTVIVRGMSDRYNQAMLDGVVIPSTSMNKRNFSFDIIPVEMVSNVVVNKTATPDISSEFSGGQVSINTLDIPAQNFTIITIGTGGNSQTTGKDFYRLGERHNSEYFGFFDKSARKPEGLLPWYWNNEAAQLDAPPGTSDDPRLNDWSLNHERPDLKYNDLDAIEQSRKLSNAALKTVKYTGAPNQNYRVALGRLYKLKNDMQFGFTASANLRNEQNIVHFNNVRGQEFTKSYIDSTKYGQNGAGTSYRFNSSSGLVGNLGLQGKNFKVALKNMYARTYSDNYNESVRLDYRDETNPMRKELYQLPEAMSLQQHQLTGEYQLPGGIRFDGLLAYNKIRQEILDERKLQYRLTAQIGNEYYFQSPSLLTHSGWSNNTVALDSRMWTGINEQDYNWAANFSRPFGIGTALTTVVKLGYQGWTKKRVLDVFRMLPMTRSAKPGEILENIQMPYEVLMDPANVGAGTNQAYYYAENIGGRVFSGDMNNHSMYLMADQKLFDKLRLVYGARLEYYDLSNRQAELLKRRYGNDIPDYLDFQEETREQDWQLLPSINATYSLTNTLNLRASYSKTAIRPDFRETSFFGFYDYELDASVSGQDVVSTMVDNVDLRLEWYPSPGEIISLTGYYKYLDKPIELVNHPSFQDGNYYVYANMAAARNYGLEMELRKNLSFIADRSWLADLFIYANGTLLKSQVDYEGPWEFRTVDGKIERYKERVPGMDRPLIGQSPWLLNLGIGYWGEYFGATASYNHRGYRSNLIMKDPNAIEFELAPRLLDLQLYGRFLKKKLEVKINAANLLNEWTRYYVNAKAYEYVNNSSGELKYNLIKGNNGYKKEDGDLIMYRRQEGLRFSISATYKF; via the coding sequence ATGAAAAAAACTGTACAGCGTTGTACCGGGAAACGGTGCGCCGGCAGCAAGTCCCTGCTGCTGGCAATGGGGTTACTGCTTTCCTGTATCGGAAGCTACGCACAAGGCGGGTCAAACAAAAAGATATCAGCGGATTTTCCGGCTGGCTCTTTGATTCAACGGCTGAAAACGCTGCAACAAAAAACCGGCGTTACCATCGCATTTGATGAAAAGGAAATCGGCAGCACCCGGTTGCCGGCCGCAAAATTCAGCAACGCCGGACTGAAAGAAGTCATGCAGCAAACACTGGCCAACACTCCCTTCAGCTGGAAACTGGCCGGGGCGTCCGTGGTAGTGACCGCGCAACCAGTTGCCGCCTCCGCTTCCGCCGTTCCGGTTGACCCCGGTATCATAGCCGGCAAAATAATCGATGGCAAAGGCACGATACTGCCGTTCGCCACTATCAGGATCATACAAACCGGGAAAGCGGTATTAAGTACCGCGGATGGCCTTTACAAGTTCAGCCTGCCGCCGGGTACCTATACCATTGAGGCCAGCTACACCGGTTACCAGTCAAAACGCATTACAGGCATAGCCGTGCAATCCGGCAAGGCAACCACTTTGGATATCGTATTGCCGCAATCCACCAAAACGCTGGGCACGGTAGTGATATCGTCTACCTACAACAGGGCATCTGTTGAGGGGCACTATACCCGGCAGAAGAACGCCGCCACTGTAACGGACGGCATCAGCGCCGAACAGATTGCCCGCACACCGGACAATGATATGGGGCAGGCCCTCAGAAGAGTGTCAGGCTTGACAACGGTTGACAATAAGACCGTTATCGTACGCGGCATGTCTGACCGCTACAACCAGGCCATGCTGGACGGCGTGGTGATTCCCAGCACATCCATGAACAAAAGGAATTTCTCTTTCGACATCATTCCGGTGGAGATGGTGAGCAATGTAGTGGTGAATAAAACCGCTACACCGGATATCAGCTCGGAATTCTCCGGCGGCCAGGTTTCCATCAATACCCTGGACATTCCGGCACAGAACTTTACCATCATCACCATCGGCACAGGCGGCAACAGCCAGACCACCGGCAAGGATTTCTACCGGCTCGGAGAACGGCATAACAGCGAATATTTCGGTTTCTTCGACAAGTCTGCCAGGAAACCTGAAGGTTTGCTGCCCTGGTACTGGAATAACGAAGCTGCACAACTGGATGCTCCTCCCGGCACCAGCGATGATCCGCGGCTGAACGACTGGAGCCTGAACCACGAGCGCCCGGACCTGAAATACAACGACCTCGATGCGATAGAGCAATCCAGGAAGTTGAGTAACGCCGCCCTGAAAACGGTGAAGTACACCGGGGCGCCCAATCAGAATTACCGGGTGGCGCTGGGCCGTCTCTACAAACTGAAGAATGATATGCAGTTCGGCTTTACCGCCAGTGCCAATCTCCGCAATGAGCAGAACATCGTTCATTTCAATAATGTCCGTGGACAGGAATTTACCAAAAGCTATATAGATAGTACAAAATACGGACAGAACGGAGCAGGGACTTCTTACCGCTTCAACAGCAGCAGCGGATTAGTGGGCAACCTGGGGCTTCAGGGAAAAAACTTCAAAGTGGCGCTAAAAAATATGTACGCCCGTACCTATAGCGACAACTACAATGAGTCCGTACGCCTGGACTACAGGGACGAAACGAACCCGATGCGGAAAGAATTGTACCAGTTGCCGGAAGCCATGTCTCTCCAGCAACACCAGCTCACCGGCGAATACCAGCTGCCCGGAGGCATCCGGTTCGACGGCCTTTTGGCCTACAACAAGATCAGGCAGGAGATACTGGACGAAAGGAAGTTGCAATACCGGCTTACCGCCCAGATTGGCAATGAATACTATTTCCAAAGCCCCAGTTTGCTGACCCATTCCGGATGGTCCAACAATACCGTGGCGCTGGACTCCAGGATGTGGACCGGCATCAATGAACAGGACTATAACTGGGCGGCCAATTTTTCGAGGCCATTCGGCATAGGAACTGCACTGACAACGGTTGTCAAACTCGGTTATCAGGGCTGGACGAAAAAGCGCGTGCTCGATGTATTCCGGATGCTGCCGATGACAAGATCCGCAAAACCCGGCGAGATCCTGGAAAATATCCAGATGCCCTATGAAGTGCTGATGGACCCCGCCAATGTAGGAGCAGGTACCAACCAGGCTTACTACTATGCAGAGAATATCGGTGGAAGGGTCTTCAGCGGCGACATGAACAATCACTCCATGTACCTGATGGCCGATCAGAAACTGTTTGATAAACTGAGGCTGGTGTATGGCGCAAGACTGGAATACTACGACCTGAGCAACCGGCAGGCTGAATTGTTGAAACGCCGGTATGGCAACGACATCCCTGATTACCTGGATTTCCAGGAAGAGACCAGAGAGCAGGACTGGCAATTACTGCCGTCCATCAACGCGACCTACAGCCTCACCAATACATTGAATCTCCGGGCCAGCTATTCCAAAACCGCTATACGGCCGGATTTCCGGGAAACCTCCTTCTTCGGTTTTTATGATTACGAACTGGATGCCAGCGTATCCGGGCAGGATGTAGTGTCTACCATGGTAGATAACGTGGACCTCCGCCTGGAATGGTACCCCAGTCCCGGCGAGATCATTTCACTGACCGGGTACTATAAGTATCTCGATAAACCGATCGAACTGGTCAATCATCCTTCCTTTCAGGATGGCAACTATTACGTTTATGCCAACATGGCTGCCGCCAGGAACTACGGCCTCGAAATGGAACTGCGCAAGAACCTTTCCTTCATTGCCGACAGGTCATGGCTGGCGGACCTGTTCATCTATGCGAACGGAACGCTGCTGAAGTCGCAGGTCGACTATGAAGGGCCCTGGGAGTTCAGAACAGTGGATGGCAAAATTGAAAGATACAAGGAACGGGTTCCGGGAATGGACCGCCCGCTGATCGGACAGTCGCCCTGGCTCCTGAACCTTGGCATCGGCTATTGGGGAGAGTATTTCGGCGCAACCGCCAGTTACAATCACCGGGGATACCGCTCCAATCTGATCATGAAAGACCCGAACGCCATTGAATTTGAACTGGCTCCCAGGCTGCTGGATCTCCAGTTGTATGGAAGGTTCCTGAAGAAAAAGCTGGAAGTCAAGATCAATGCGGCCAACCTGTTGAATGAATGGACCCGCTACTATGTGAACGCAAAAGCATACGAGTATGTGAACAACAGCAGCGGTGAACTCAAATACAACCTGATAAAAGGCAATAACGGTTACAAAAAAGAAGATGGCGACCTGATCATGTATCGCAGGCAGGAAGGCCTCCGCTTCAGCATCTCTGCTACTTACAAGTTTTAG